A window from Mycolicibacterium tokaiense encodes these proteins:
- a CDS encoding FAD binding domain-containing protein, which produces MRPFRFTTAADEQAAVDAGADGGRFIAGGTTLVDLMRETVDQPGVVVDINALPYRDIELRQDRLRVGALVRMSQLAAAPAVREYFPVITQALEKSASAQVRNMASIGGNLLQRPRCLYFRDVTAPCNRRTPGSGCAAINGHNRTHAILGASASCVATHPSDLAVALVALDAVVHTRDRDGDRQIPVAELFRRPGDTPEREHNLAPGTLITAVEVPRTPEARRSGYLKVRDRESYEFALTSAAVALDITGGRIRAARIAAGGVGTVPWRMHAVERALIGQLPRPQVFASAAAAAADGAQPLSHNAFKVDLITRTITRQLGAVAEMS; this is translated from the coding sequence ATGCGGCCGTTTCGCTTCACCACCGCCGCCGACGAGCAGGCCGCCGTCGACGCCGGTGCCGATGGCGGCCGTTTCATCGCCGGGGGTACCACGTTGGTCGACTTGATGCGTGAGACCGTGGACCAACCCGGCGTGGTCGTCGACATCAACGCTCTGCCATACCGCGACATCGAACTGCGCCAAGACCGACTGCGTGTCGGCGCGCTGGTGCGGATGTCGCAGTTGGCCGCTGCTCCCGCTGTGCGCGAGTACTTTCCTGTTATCACCCAGGCACTGGAGAAGTCGGCGTCGGCTCAGGTGCGCAACATGGCCTCGATCGGAGGCAACCTCCTGCAGCGCCCGCGGTGTCTGTACTTCCGCGATGTGACCGCCCCCTGCAACCGCAGGACGCCCGGCTCGGGGTGTGCGGCCATCAACGGCCACAACCGGACCCACGCAATCCTGGGTGCCAGCGCATCCTGTGTGGCCACCCATCCCTCCGATCTGGCTGTGGCACTGGTGGCACTGGATGCCGTGGTGCACACGCGCGACCGCGACGGCGACCGGCAGATCCCGGTCGCCGAACTCTTCCGTCGACCGGGTGACACCCCGGAGCGCGAACACAACCTGGCTCCCGGCACGCTGATCACTGCCGTCGAGGTGCCCCGCACCCCCGAGGCCCGTCGATCCGGATATCTGAAAGTCCGGGACCGGGAGTCCTATGAGTTCGCGCTCACGTCGGCGGCGGTGGCCCTCGACATCACCGGCGGGCGCATCCGCGCAGCCCGGATCGCTGCGGGCGGCGTGGGTACCGTGCCCTGGCGGATGCACGCCGTGGAACGGGCCCTCATCGGCCAATTGCCGCGACCCCAGGTGTTCGCGTCCGCGGCGGCAGCCGCCGCGGACGGAGCGCAGCCGCTGTCCCACAACGCTTTCAAGGTCGACCTGATCACGCGCACCATCACCCGCCAGCTGGGCGCTGTTGCGGAGATGTCATGA
- a CDS encoding xanthine dehydrogenase family protein molybdopterin-binding subunit, translating into MTTVPTQAAGQPLPRVDARLKVTGAATYTADNTISGLVYAAVIGSSVAVGSVDGINTAEARRHPGVIEVITDFAGVTLPHPPPRIAYFGQPVAMVVASSTEAAAHAATLVEIRYGNPTDPLIDPEAAGAVAQPGTTVDDYSRGDADAALSTAAAVSDLQYRITRHQHNPMELAATVARWDGDRLTVWDKVQGIGPAVEGYAEAFGIPPENIRVISPFVGGAFGQAGLVWPHQRLAALAARRVGRPVRLVLTRKQMSHQLGYRPVSAQRLAIGSDRAGRIAAIVHDSRVETSRDISYEDNITPPPRFMYRSPAMRSTYRVVPLDVSPPTWVRGVGKVTSGFALECGVDDLAHRLGIDPIELRVRNEPDRDMATDLPFSTRRHVECLQRGADAFGWSRRNPTPGSVRDGDQLVGFGVASAVYQSSSSPCSVSARVHADGSADVSTASIDMGPGTYTSMTQIAADALALPVGRVRFHLGDSTFPSAPMHGGQQTMASVGSGVAHACGLLRDKFVRTAVVDPASPLHGAAVADIVVDGGRMTHVSGRSESFQELLLRRGWNHLESEHTWSPQARVEDYSVWSYGAVFAEVAVDELLGTVRVRHLDAYYDAGRIINPRLAHSQAIGGMVWGIGMALLEDSHIDHRDGRVVNANFSDYLVPVNADVPRLDATFLPAEDGIASPIRVKGLGELVMIGVAPAIANAVFNATGRRITELPITPERLL; encoded by the coding sequence ATGACCACGGTTCCCACTCAGGCAGCGGGTCAACCGCTGCCTCGGGTCGACGCCCGATTGAAAGTCACCGGTGCGGCCACCTATACCGCCGACAACACGATCTCCGGCCTGGTCTACGCCGCGGTGATCGGCAGCTCGGTCGCCGTCGGTTCCGTCGACGGCATCAACACCGCCGAAGCACGCAGGCACCCCGGCGTCATCGAGGTGATCACCGACTTCGCCGGCGTCACCCTCCCGCATCCCCCACCCCGGATCGCCTACTTCGGGCAGCCCGTGGCGATGGTGGTGGCGTCGTCCACCGAGGCCGCCGCACACGCCGCCACACTGGTGGAGATCCGCTACGGCAACCCCACCGATCCGCTGATCGACCCCGAGGCAGCAGGGGCCGTCGCCCAGCCGGGCACCACGGTCGACGACTATTCCCGCGGGGACGCCGACGCGGCCCTGAGCACCGCCGCGGCGGTGTCTGACCTGCAATACCGCATCACCCGCCATCAGCACAATCCGATGGAACTGGCCGCCACGGTGGCGCGCTGGGACGGCGACCGCCTCACCGTCTGGGACAAGGTGCAAGGCATCGGGCCGGCCGTCGAGGGTTACGCCGAGGCCTTCGGCATCCCGCCGGAGAACATCCGGGTCATCTCCCCGTTCGTCGGTGGCGCGTTCGGGCAGGCAGGCCTGGTATGGCCGCACCAGAGGCTCGCCGCGCTGGCCGCGCGACGGGTGGGCCGACCGGTCAGGCTGGTGTTGACGCGCAAGCAGATGTCGCATCAGCTCGGTTACCGGCCGGTCAGCGCCCAGCGACTTGCCATCGGCTCCGATCGCGCGGGCCGCATCGCCGCCATCGTGCATGACAGCCGGGTGGAGACCAGCCGGGACATCTCCTACGAGGACAACATCACCCCACCGCCGCGGTTCATGTACCGCAGTCCCGCCATGCGGTCGACGTACCGCGTCGTCCCGCTGGACGTCAGCCCACCGACCTGGGTACGCGGCGTCGGTAAGGTGACGTCCGGTTTCGCTCTCGAATGCGGTGTCGATGACCTGGCACACCGGTTGGGGATCGACCCCATCGAGCTTCGCGTGCGCAACGAACCCGACCGGGACATGGCCACCGATCTGCCGTTCTCGACACGACGTCATGTCGAGTGCCTGCAACGCGGCGCGGACGCGTTCGGGTGGTCGCGACGCAATCCCACCCCCGGGTCGGTGCGGGACGGCGACCAGCTCGTCGGCTTCGGGGTGGCCAGCGCCGTCTACCAGTCCTCCAGCAGCCCGTGCAGCGTCTCGGCCAGAGTTCATGCCGACGGCTCCGCCGATGTCAGTACCGCCAGCATCGACATGGGCCCCGGCACCTACACCTCGATGACCCAGATCGCGGCCGATGCGTTGGCCCTACCGGTCGGCCGGGTCCGATTTCACCTGGGCGACAGCACCTTTCCGAGTGCACCCATGCACGGTGGGCAACAGACGATGGCCAGCGTGGGATCGGGCGTCGCTCATGCATGCGGGCTCCTGCGCGACAAGTTCGTCCGCACCGCGGTGGTGGATCCCGCGTCGCCGCTGCACGGCGCCGCCGTCGCGGACATCGTCGTGGACGGCGGCCGGATGACGCATGTCTCGGGTCGCAGCGAGTCCTTCCAGGAGCTACTCCTGCGTCGCGGGTGGAACCATCTGGAGTCCGAGCACACCTGGAGTCCGCAGGCCCGCGTCGAGGACTATTCGGTCTGGTCCTACGGAGCGGTGTTCGCCGAGGTGGCCGTCGACGAACTGTTGGGGACGGTGCGGGTGCGTCACCTCGACGCCTATTACGACGCCGGGCGGATCATCAACCCCAGGCTCGCTCACAGCCAGGCGATCGGCGGCATGGTGTGGGGCATCGGCATGGCACTGCTGGAGGATTCACACATCGATCACCGCGACGGCCGGGTCGTGAATGCGAACTTCTCCGATTACCTGGTGCCCGTCAACGCGGATGTCCCCAGACTGGATGCCACCTTTCTGCCCGCCGAGGACGGCATCGCCAGCCCCATTCGAGTGAAGGGACTCGGCGAGCTGGTGATGATCGGCGTCGCGCCGGCCATCGCCAATGCCGTCTTCAACGCGACGGGGCGGCGCATCACCGAACTACCCATCACCCCGGAGCGGCTGCTGTGA
- the dapE gene encoding succinyl-diaminopimelate desuccinylase has product MLDLRGDPVALTAALVDIASESRHESRIADEVENALRGQTTGFEIIRNGNAVLARTHRGLPTRVLLAGHLDTVPAADNVPSRRDGEILHGCGTVDMKAGDAVFLHLAATVADPAHDLTLVFYDCEEIEASANGLGRIEQELPQWLQADVAILGEPSDGVIEAGCQGTLRVVVRTTGTRAHSARSWLGDNAIHKLHGVLARLSEYRARDVDIDGCVYREGLSAVRVDGGVAGNVIPDAGSVTVNFRFAPDRTPAQALDHVRAVFDGLDVTIEQTDAAAGALPGLHEPAAAALVRAAGGQARAKYGWTDVARFAALGIPAVNYGPGDPNLAHRRDEHVHVGQITAAVDVLRSYLTAAAPG; this is encoded by the coding sequence GTGCTGGATTTACGCGGCGACCCGGTGGCCCTGACCGCAGCGCTGGTCGACATCGCCAGTGAGTCGCGCCACGAAAGTCGCATCGCAGACGAGGTGGAAAACGCACTGCGCGGGCAGACCACGGGCTTCGAGATCATCCGCAACGGCAACGCGGTGCTCGCGCGCACCCATCGCGGGTTGCCCACCCGGGTCCTGCTGGCCGGGCACCTGGACACCGTCCCGGCGGCCGACAACGTGCCCTCGCGCCGGGACGGAGAGATCCTGCATGGCTGCGGCACCGTCGACATGAAAGCCGGCGACGCGGTGTTCCTGCACCTGGCCGCCACAGTCGCCGACCCGGCCCACGACCTCACGCTGGTCTTCTACGACTGTGAGGAGATCGAGGCGTCGGCCAACGGCCTGGGCCGCATTGAGCAAGAGTTGCCGCAGTGGCTGCAGGCCGACGTCGCCATCCTCGGCGAGCCGTCCGATGGCGTCATCGAGGCGGGCTGCCAGGGCACCCTGCGCGTGGTGGTCCGCACCACCGGCACCCGCGCGCACTCGGCCCGATCGTGGTTGGGCGACAACGCCATCCACAAGCTGCACGGCGTGCTGGCACGATTGTCGGAGTACCGGGCCCGGGACGTGGACATAGACGGCTGCGTCTACCGAGAAGGGCTTTCCGCGGTGCGGGTGGACGGGGGAGTGGCGGGCAATGTCATTCCCGACGCCGGATCCGTGACGGTGAACTTCCGCTTCGCCCCCGACCGCACGCCGGCCCAGGCGCTGGACCACGTGCGCGCGGTGTTCGACGGCCTGGACGTAACGATCGAGCAGACCGATGCCGCCGCCGGTGCACTGCCGGGTCTGCACGAGCCCGCGGCCGCCGCCCTGGTGCGGGCGGCCGGCGGGCAGGCCCGCGCGAAGTACGGCTGGACCGATGTCGCACGGTTCGCCGCCCTCGGTATCCCCGCGGTGAACTACGGCCCCGGTGACCCCAACCTGGCGCACCGGCGCGACGAGCACGTGCACGTCGGGCAGATCACGGCGGCTGTCGACGTGTTACGGAGCTACCTCACAGCAGCCGCTCCGGGGTGA
- the dapD gene encoding 2,3,4,5-tetrahydropyridine-2,6-dicarboxylate N-succinyltransferase has translation MTTVTGASGIGVATLAANGTVLDTWFPAPELGEVDAPGTVQLSVAEATAELAELTGRDEDRDVQTVLVRTSIASLDDAPADAYDVYLRLHLLSHRLVAPHGLNAGGFFGLLANVVWTNYGPCAVEGFEFVRARLRRRGPVTVYGVDKFPRMVDYVVPTGVRVADADRVRLGAHLASGTTVMHEGFVNFNAGTLGSSMVEGRISAGVVVDDGSDIGGGASIMGTLSGGGSEVISVGKRCLLGANAGLGISLGDDCVIEAGLYVTAGTKVTLSDGKTVKARELSGANNLLFRRNSVSGAVEVVTREGKGITLNEALHAN, from the coding sequence TTGACCACCGTGACTGGAGCTTCGGGTATTGGGGTGGCAACGCTGGCGGCCAATGGAACGGTGCTCGACACCTGGTTCCCGGCACCGGAACTCGGTGAGGTCGACGCGCCGGGCACGGTGCAGCTCTCGGTGGCCGAGGCCACCGCCGAACTGGCCGAACTGACCGGCCGCGACGAGGACCGCGATGTGCAGACCGTGCTGGTACGCACCTCGATCGCCTCGCTCGACGACGCGCCGGCCGATGCCTACGACGTCTATCTGCGGCTGCACCTGCTCTCGCACCGCCTGGTCGCCCCGCACGGACTCAACGCAGGCGGGTTCTTCGGCCTGCTGGCCAACGTGGTGTGGACCAACTACGGACCCTGTGCGGTGGAGGGCTTCGAGTTCGTCCGGGCCCGGTTGCGCAGGCGCGGCCCGGTCACGGTGTACGGCGTCGACAAGTTCCCCCGCATGGTGGACTACGTGGTGCCCACCGGGGTCCGCGTGGCCGACGCCGACCGCGTGCGCCTCGGTGCACATCTGGCGTCGGGGACGACGGTGATGCACGAGGGTTTTGTGAACTTCAACGCAGGCACCCTGGGTTCGTCGATGGTCGAGGGGCGGATCTCGGCGGGAGTGGTGGTCGACGACGGCTCCGACATCGGCGGCGGGGCCTCCATCATGGGCACGCTGTCCGGTGGCGGCAGCGAGGTGATCTCGGTGGGCAAGCGTTGCCTGCTGGGCGCCAACGCCGGGCTTGGCATCTCCCTGGGTGACGACTGCGTGATCGAGGCGGGGCTCTACGTCACCGCGGGCACCAAGGTCACCTTGAGCGACGGCAAGACCGTCAAGGCCCGCGAGCTGTCCGGCGCGAACAACCTTCTGTTCCGCCGCAATTCGGTGTCCGGTGCCGTCGAGGTGGTCACCCGCGAGGGCAAGGGCATCACGCTCAACGAGGCGCTGCACGCCAACTGA
- a CDS encoding VOC family protein produces MSLRFSELCIDATDVHSLGHWWAEALGWPSEVTEDGDVQLTPPDGGPVWLFLPVPEGKSVKNRLHLDFTPDDQQAEVARLVGLGARHVDIGQGEQSWVVLADPEGNEFCVLAGH; encoded by the coding sequence ATGAGTCTGCGGTTCAGCGAGCTCTGCATCGATGCCACCGACGTGCACAGCCTGGGCCACTGGTGGGCCGAGGCGCTCGGCTGGCCGTCGGAGGTCACCGAGGACGGCGACGTGCAGCTGACCCCGCCCGACGGCGGACCGGTGTGGCTGTTTCTACCGGTGCCCGAAGGCAAGAGTGTGAAGAACCGGCTGCACCTCGACTTCACCCCCGACGACCAGCAGGCCGAGGTGGCGCGGCTGGTCGGCCTCGGCGCCCGGCACGTCGACATCGGCCAGGGCGAGCAGTCCTGGGTGGTGCTCGCCGATCCCGAGGGCAACGAGTTCTGCGTGCTCGCCGGCCACTGA
- a CDS encoding acyl-CoA synthetase, whose amino-acid sequence MLLASLNPAAVAAGADIPNAVTIGDTTLSRSDLLGAATSVAERVGGATRVAILATPTMTTVLAVAGCLIAGVPFVPVPPDVGVAERAHILTDSAAQAWLGELPDEPAGLAHIPVRVHARSWHRYAEPHPDRPAYIMYTSGTTGAPKGVQTSRRAIAADIDALAQAWQWSSEDVLVHGLPLFHVHGLVLGLLGSLRIGNPFVHTGKPTPEAYAAAGGTLYFGVPTVWSRIAGDPVSARALSSARLLVSGSAALPVPVFSRLAELTGHTPIERYGSTESLITLSTRADGDRRPGWVGLPVDGVQTTLVDEAGNEVAHDGETLGQLLIRGPMLFDKYLNRPEATAEVLDTDGWYHSGDIAVIDDAGMHRIVGRESVDLIKSGGYRIGAGEIETALLEYPGVAEAAVVGVPDDDLGQRIVAYVVGTATPEELISHVGEQLSAHKRPREVRVVDELPRNAMGKVLKKELMR is encoded by the coding sequence GTGCTGTTGGCATCCCTGAACCCCGCAGCGGTCGCCGCTGGCGCCGATATCCCCAATGCCGTGACCATCGGCGACACCACCTTGAGCCGCAGTGACCTGCTGGGCGCGGCGACATCGGTGGCCGAGCGGGTGGGCGGCGCCACCCGCGTCGCCATCCTGGCCACCCCGACGATGACGACCGTGCTGGCGGTGGCCGGCTGCCTGATCGCCGGGGTTCCGTTCGTTCCGGTGCCTCCTGACGTCGGCGTGGCCGAACGGGCCCACATCCTGACCGATTCCGCCGCCCAGGCCTGGCTGGGGGAGCTGCCCGACGAGCCGGCCGGGCTCGCGCACATTCCCGTCCGGGTGCACGCACGCTCGTGGCACCGGTATGCCGAGCCGCACCCCGACCGGCCCGCGTACATCATGTACACCTCCGGGACCACCGGGGCGCCCAAAGGGGTGCAGACCTCACGGCGCGCCATCGCCGCGGACATCGATGCCCTGGCCCAGGCGTGGCAGTGGAGCTCCGAGGATGTCCTGGTCCACGGCCTGCCGCTGTTCCACGTGCACGGCCTGGTGCTGGGGCTGCTGGGATCACTGCGGATCGGAAACCCGTTTGTGCACACCGGGAAACCGACACCGGAGGCGTATGCGGCCGCCGGCGGCACACTGTACTTCGGGGTGCCCACGGTGTGGTCGCGGATCGCCGGTGACCCGGTGTCGGCACGCGCGCTGTCCTCGGCGCGGCTGCTGGTCTCGGGCAGCGCGGCGCTGCCGGTACCGGTGTTCTCCCGGCTCGCCGAGCTGACCGGCCACACGCCCATCGAGCGGTACGGCAGCACCGAGTCGCTGATCACGCTGAGCACCCGGGCCGACGGGGACCGCCGACCCGGCTGGGTGGGGTTGCCGGTGGACGGGGTGCAGACCACGCTGGTGGACGAGGCGGGCAACGAGGTGGCTCATGACGGAGAAACGTTGGGCCAGTTGTTGATTCGTGGGCCCATGCTGTTCGACAAGTATCTGAACCGGCCGGAGGCCACCGCGGAGGTGCTCGACACCGACGGCTGGTACCACTCCGGGGACATCGCCGTCATCGACGACGCCGGGATGCACCGGATCGTAGGCCGTGAATCGGTGGACCTGATCAAATCGGGTGGCTACCGCATCGGCGCCGGAGAGATCGAGACCGCCCTGCTGGAGTACCCCGGTGTCGCCGAGGCCGCCGTGGTCGGGGTGCCCGACGACGACCTGGGGCAACGGATCGTCGCCTACGTGGTGGGCACCGCCACCCCGGAGGAGCTGATAAGTCATGTGGGGGAGCAGCTTTCGGCGCACAAGCGGCCACGGGAGGTGCGGGTGGTGGATGAGTTGCCCCGCAATGCCATGGGCAAGGTACTCAAGAAGGAGCTGATGAGATGA
- a CDS encoding NUDIX domain-containing protein, translated as MTHIRRTGTREAYRNAWMTLREDTIARPDGSEGIYGVVDKPTYALIIAQRDDSVALVEQFRYPLGLRRWEFPQGTAPDRAELEPAELAARELREETGLRAGTLTPLGLLDVAPGMSSQRGRVFLATDLTEGEPELEAEEQDLRSAWFPRSEVEAMIRAGAITDAQSIAAWTLLLLHEQR; from the coding sequence ATGACCCACATCCGGCGTACCGGCACCCGCGAGGCTTACCGCAACGCCTGGATGACGTTGCGCGAAGACACCATTGCGCGGCCCGACGGGTCCGAGGGGATCTACGGGGTGGTGGACAAACCCACGTATGCGCTGATCATCGCCCAGCGCGACGACAGCGTCGCGCTGGTGGAGCAGTTCCGCTATCCCCTCGGCCTGCGCCGCTGGGAGTTCCCGCAGGGCACCGCGCCCGACCGCGCCGAGCTGGAGCCCGCCGAGCTGGCAGCGCGGGAGTTGCGCGAGGAGACGGGTCTGCGTGCCGGCACGCTGACGCCGCTGGGCCTGCTGGACGTGGCGCCCGGGATGAGCAGCCAGCGCGGCCGGGTGTTCCTGGCCACCGACCTCACCGAGGGCGAGCCGGAGCTGGAAGCCGAGGAGCAGGACCTGCGCAGCGCCTGGTTCCCGCGCAGTGAGGTCGAGGCGATGATCCGCGCCGGTGCGATCACCGACGCCCAGTCCATCGCGGCGTGGACGCTGTTGCTGCTGCACGAACAACGCTGA